The DNA region ATGCGACGATCCGATACGAAAAAGAACATCCCCTGCGCGGGCGGCGCAAAGGGGATGTTCCGTTCAGCAGACGGCGCACCTCCCGAAGGGGCGCGCCTTTGCCGTTCGTCTCGGGCTGCGTCTAGGCCGAAGCTGCCTACCACCAACCCAAAATCCAGAGGGCGTAATCTCTAGGCGTTCAACGCCCGCCTGTCAATCCTGAATCTCCCCCCGGACGGAGGAAGCCTGATCGACAGGCGGGCGGCCATTGAACGCCGACGCCCGATGGCTAGAACCGGGGCGGGCCGCCCGCCCTGCTTGCGCTGTGCGGACGACCCGTCTCATACAACCGGCGGCCGGACCGACCGGACACCCTACCCTACCAGATGCTGCCGCCGTCGCGAGACGGCAGCAGCATCGGTCATCACTCGATGATCTTGGCAACGACGCCTGCACCGACGGTGCGGCCACCCTCGCGGATGGCGAAGCGCAGGCCTTCGTCCATGGCGATCGGGGCGATCAGCGCGACGTCCATGGCGACGTTGTCGCCCGGCATCACCATCTCCACGCCTTCCGGCAGAGACACCATGCCCGTCACGTCCGTCGTCCGGAAGTAGAACTGCGGACGATAGTTCGTGAAGAACGGGGTGTGGCGACCGCCCTCTTCCTTCGTCAGGATGTAGGCTTCGGCCTTGAACTTGGTGTGCGGGGTGATCGAACCCGGCTTGGCCAGAACCTGGCCGCGCTCAACGTCCTCGCGCTTCGTGCCGCGCAGCAGCGCGCCGATGTTGTCGCCGGCTTGCCCGGAGTCGAGCAGCTTGCGGAACATCTCCACGCCGGTCACCGTCGTCTTCACCGTCGCCTTCAGGCCGACGATCTCGACTTCCTCACCGACCTTCACGATGCCACGCTCGACGCGGCCGGTCACCACCGTGCCGCGGCCAGAGATCGAGAACACGTCCTCGATCGGCATCAGGAACGGACGGTCGACCGGACGCTCCGGCTGCGGGATGTACTCGTCGACCGTCTTCATCAGCGCCAGGACAGCGTCGCGGCCGATCTCCGGCGAACGGTCTTCCAGCGCGCACAGCGCCGAGCCCTTCGTGATCGGAATGTCGTCGCCCGGGAACTGGTAGGACGACAGAAGCTCGCGCACTTCCAGCTCGACCAGCTCCAGCAGCTCTTCGTCGTCGACCATGTCGACCTTGTTCATGAACACGACCAGCGCCGGAACGCCGACCTGGCGGGCCAGCAGGATGTGCTCGCGGGTCTGCGGCATCGGGCCGTCGGCGGCCGACACGACCAGGATCGCGCCGTCCATCTGGGCGGCGCCGGTGATCATGTTCTTCACATAGTCGGCGTGGCCCGGGCAGTCGACGTGCGCGTAGTGGCGGTTGGCCGTCTCGTACTCGACGTGGGCCGTCGAGATCGTGATGCCGCGCGCCTTCTCTTCCGGCGCCTTGTCGATCTGATCGTAAGCGGTGAAGGTCGCGCCGCCGGACTCCGCCAGCACCTTCGTGATCGCCGCCGTCAGCGACGTCTTGCCGTGGTCGACGTGGCCGATCGTGCCAACGTTGCAGTGCGGCTTGTTCCGCTCGAACTTTGCCTTGGCCATGGGTTGGTCTCTCCGTTTCTCAATCGTTCCAGCGGTCTTCAGGCCACCTTGGCGCGGACCCCGTCCGCGATGGCCTGTGGCACCGGCTCGTAATGGTCGAACTGCATGCTGTACTGCGCGCGGCCCTGACTCATGGAGCGCAGGGAATTCACATAACCGAACATGGCCGCCAAGGGAACCAGTCCCGTGACGATGCGCGCGTTGCCGCGCTGGTCCATGCCGGTGATCTGCCCGCGGCGACCGTTCAGGTCGCCGATGACGTCGCCCATATAGTCGTCCGGCGTGATGATTTCGACCCGCATCAGCGGTTCGAGCAACGTCGGAGCGGCTTTTGTCATCGCCTCCCGGAAGGCGGCCCGCGCCGCCAGCTCGAAGGCGAGCGGCGAGGAATCGACATCGTGCGTCTCGCCGCCGGTCAGCGTCACCTTGAGGTCGACGACCGGGTAGCCGGCGACCACGCCGGCATCCTTCGCCGCCTCCAGCCCGCGCTGCACGCCGGCGGCGAACTCGCGGGGCAGCGCCGAAGCGCGGTTCTCGAAGACGAAGCCCGCGCCGCGCCCAAGCGCTTCCACCGAAAGCACCACCCGGGCGAACTGGGCGCGGTCGCCGGACTGGCGGGCGTGGACATGGTCGATGTCGGCCGAGCGCTGCACGGTCTCGCGATAGGCGACCTTGGGTGCCCCGACCGCGGCATCGACGCGGAACTCGCGTTTCATCCGGTCGACGATGACGTCGAGATGCAGCTCGCCCATGCCGCGGATCAGGGTCTGGCCGCTCTCGCGGTCGACCGAGACCCGCATCGACGGATCCTCATGGCCCAACCGGTTCAGCGCCGCCGCCATCCGGTCATGGTCGGCATCCGTCCGCGGTTCGACCACGATCTCGATCACCGGCTCGGGAACGTCAAGCCGCTCCAGCACGATCGGCCGGGCCGGATCGCACAGCGTGTCGCCGGTGGCGGTGTGCTCCAGCCCGGCGAAGGCAACGATGTCGCCGGTGTGGGCGCGCTCGATGTCCTCGCGGCTGTTGGCATGCATCAGCAGCATGCGGCCGATCTTCTCGCGCTCGCCCTTGACCGGATTGAGCAGCCAGTCGCCGACGCTGGCGGTGCCGGAATAGATGCGGCAGAAGGTGAGCGTCCCGACATAGGGGTCGTTCATCGCCTTGAAGGCCAGACCGGCAAAGGGGGCGCTGTCGTTGGCCGCCCGCTCCTCCGCCTGGCCGCCACTCAGGGCGTGGCCCTTGACCGAGCCGATGTCGTTCGGCGCCGGCAGGAAATCGACGACGGCGTCCAGCATCGGCTGGATGCCCTTGTTGCGGAAGGCCGAGCCGCAGAGCACCGGGACCAGCGCGCCGGAAATCGTGCCCTTCCGTATCAGGGCGCGCAGGGCAGCAGGCGCTGGCTCCTCGCCGCGGTCCAGATAGGCGGTCATGGCGGCCTCGTCGAGGTCGAGCACGGCCTCCAGGAGAGCCTGACGGGCATCCGCGGCCGGTCCGGCCAGATCCTCGGGAATATCGGTGTGTTCGAATTCTGCGCCGAGCGTCTCGGCCTTCCAGACCGTCGTCCGCATCTCGACCAGATCGACGACGCCGGAAAAACCGGATTCGACGCCGATGGGGAGTTGCAGCACCAGCGGTGCGACACCGAGCCGGTCGGCCATCATCGCGACGCAAGCCGCGAAATCCGCCCCGACGCGGTCCATCTTGTTGACGAAGGCCATGCGCGGCACGCCGTACTTGTCGGCCTGCCGCCACACGGTTTCCGTCTGTGGCTCGACCCCCGCGACCGCATCGAAGATGGCGACTGCGCCATCCAGGACCCGCAGCGACCGTTCGACCTCGATGGTGAAGTCGACGTGGCCGGGCGTGTCGATGATGTTGATGCGGTGGTCGCGCCAGAAACAGGTCGTCGCCGCCGAGGTGATGGTGATGCCCCGTTCCTGCTCCTGCTCCATCCAGTCCATGACGGCGGTGCCGTCATGGACCTCGCCCATGCGATAGGACTTGCCGGTATAGAACAGGATGCGCTCGGTCGTCGTCGTCTTGCCGGCATCGATGTGGGCCATGATGCCGATGTTGCGGTAACGGTCGAGGGCGTGCGAACGGGGCATGCAAAATCACCAGGAGAGGCGTTAACCTTACCAGCGGTAGTGCGAGAACGCCTTGTTGGCTTCCGCCATGCGGTGCGTGTCTTCGCGCTTCTTCACGGCAGTGCCGCGCTGGCTGGCGGCGTCGAGCAGTTCGCCCGACAGACGCTCGGTCATCGTGTTTTCCGAACGGGCGCGGGCGGCGCCGATCAGCCAACGGATGGCCAGGGCCTGGGCGCGGTCCGAACGGACCTCGACCGGGACCTGATAGGTCGCACCGCCGACGCGGCGCGAGCGCACTTCCAGATGCGGCTTCACGTTGGCGAGCGCATCGTGGAAGACCTGAACCGGGTCGTTCTTGGTCTTGACCTCGATGCGGCCGAGGGCCCCATAGACGATGCTTTCAGCCGACGACTTCTTGCCGTCAAACATCAGGCAGTTCATGAACTTCGTCAGGACGCGGTCGCCATACTTGGCGTCCGGCAGGACTTCACGCTTCTCGGCGCGATGACGACGGGACATCGTGAGTTCTCCTTACTTCGGACGCTTCGCGCCGTACTTCGACCGGCGCTGCTTACGATCCTTGACGCCCTGGGTATCCAGCGTGCCGCGAATGATGTGATAGCGCACGCCGGGAAGATCCTTCACACGGCCGCCGCGGATCATGACCACCGAGTGTTCCTGGAGGTTGTGACCCTCGCCAGGGATGTAGCTCGTCACCTCGAAGCCGTTGGTCAGGCGAACGCGGGCGACCTTACGGAGCGCCGAGTTCGGCTTCTTCGGGGTGGTGGTGTAGACGCGAGTGCAGACGCCACGCTTCTGCGGGCAGGCCTCCATCGCGGGAACCTTGTTGCGCGCGGCCAACGGCTCGCGCGGCTTACGGATCAACTGGTTGATCGTCGGCATATCTGCCCTTCATCCCTTCAAGATCACTCGGCCGGCGGAGCCGGACGAAGCAAAAGCCCGCCTGCGAAACGTTGCCGTTCCGAGCGGGCTGAATGAGCGAAAGCCGATCGGGCAACTCCGATCGGCGGGATCGGTGGATTCAAGCGGACACACGGAGAGCCCGAGGGTCCTTTTGAAGTTCGCGGACTTTAGGGAATGGGTTCGGGAGAGTCAAGGATGGTCTTCGCTTCGTTTCCACGATCCGGCGGATCCCTGATCCCCAAAGAAAAAGGGCGCGTTCCTCACGGAACGCGCCCCCTCGCCTACTCAAACGACCCGATGGATCAGGCCGCGGTGCTTTCCTCGCCCGGGGTCGGCAGGGCCGGAGTTTCCTCCGGCGCGCCGGCTTCCAGGGCCGCTTCGCGGTCACGCTCGGCGGCGATCAGCTTCAGGCGGTTCACCACCGAGCCCGTGCCGGCCGGGATCAGGCGGCCGACGATGACGTTCTCCTTCAGGCCTTCCAGGTTGTCGACCTTGCCGCCGACGGCCGCTTCCGTGAGGACGCGCGTGGTTTCCTGGAACGACGCGGCCGAGATGAAGGACCGCGTCTGCAGGCTGGCCTTGGTGATGCCCTGGAGCACTGGATGACCCGACGCGGGCTGCAGGCCCTCGCCGACGGTCTTCTCGTTCTCCTCGTCGAACTCCTGGCGGTCGACCTGCTCGCCCACCAGGAAGGTGGTCTCGCCGGCGTCGGTGATCTCGACCTTCTGCAGCATCTGGCGGACGATCACCTCGATGTGCTTGTCGTTGATCTTCACGCCCTGCAGCCGGTAGACGTCCTGGATCTCGTTGATCAGGTAATCGGCCAGGGCCTCGACGCCCATCACCGCCAGGATGTCGTGCGGCACCGGGTTGCCGTCCATCAGCAGGTCGCCGCGCTCGACGTAATCGCCTTCCTGCACGGAGATGTGCTTGCCCTTCGGGATCAGATACTCCTTCTCGTCGCCGCTCTCCTCGTTGCGGACGACGATGCGGCGCTTGGTCTTGTAGTCCTTCCCGAACTCGACGCGGCCGCTCATCTCCGAGATGATCGCGAAGTCCTTCGGACGGCGCGCCTCGAACAGCTCGGCCACGCGCGGCAGACCGCCCGTGATGTCGCGGGTCTTGGAGGATTCGCGCGGGATACGGGCCAGCACGTCGCCGGCCCGGACCTCGGCGCCGTTCTCAACCGACAGGATTGCGTCCACCGACATGAAGTAGCGGGCTTCCAGGCCGTTCGGCAGGGTGATCAGGTCGCCCCGATCATCCACCAGCGCGATGCGCGGCTTGAGGTCCGCACCACGCGGCTGCTGGCGCCAGTCGACCACCACCTTGGAGCTGATGCCCGTCGCCTCGTCCATCACCTCGCGCATGGAGATGCCTTCCACGAGGTCGATGTAGCGGGCGGTACCGGCGCGCTCGGTGATGATCGGCAGGGTGTAGGGGTCCCACTCGGCCAGCTTGGCGCCGCGCTCGACCTTCACGCCCTCGTCCGCCAGCAGCTTGGCACCGTACGGCACGCGGTGACGCGCCCGCTCGCGGCCCTGATCGTCGAGCAGGATCACTTCGGTGCTGCGGCCCATGACGACCGGAATGCCCGAGGAGTTCATGACGATGTTGCGGTTGTTGATCCGCACAATGCCATCGAACGCCGCTTCGATCTGGCTCTGCTCGGCACCGCGCTGCGCCGCACCGCCGATGTGGAAGGTGCGCATGGTCAGCTGGGTGCCCGGCTCGCCGATCGACTGCGCCGCGATGACGCCGACCGCCTCGCCGGTGTTCACCAGCGTGCCGCGGGCCAGATCACGGCCGTAGCACTTGGCGCACACGCCGTCGCGGGTCTCGCAGGTCAGGACAGAGCGGATCTTGACCGAGTCGATGCCCGACCGCTCGATGCGGTCGACCGTCGGCTCGTCGATCAGGCCGCCGTCCTCGATCAACAGCTCGCCGTTCAGCGGATCGATCACGTCGCCGACCACCGTGCGGCCGAGGATGCGGTCGCCCAGCGGCGAGATGACCTCGCCGCCGTCGATCACCGCCTTGACGGTGATGCCGCGCTCGGTGCCGCAATCATGCTCGACGATGATGGCGTCCTGCGCCACGTCGACCAGACGGCGGGTGAGGTAACCGGAGTTCGCCGTCTTCAAGGCGGTGTCGGCCAGACCCTTGCGGGCGCCGTGGGTGGAGTTGAAGTACTCCAGCACGGTCAGGCCTTCCTTGAAGTTCGAGATGATCGGCGTCTCGATGATCTCGCCCGACGGCTTGGCCATCAGGCCGCGCATGCCGGCCAGCTGACGGATCTGCGCGGCGGAACCACGCGCACCGGAGTGGGCCATCATGTACACCGAATTGACCTGCTTGCCGGCTTCGGTGGTCGAGATCGCCTTCATCATCTCGGAAGCGACCTTCTCGGTGCATTCCGACCAGACGTCGACGACCTTGTTGTACTTCTCGCCCTGGGTGATCAGGCCGTCGAGATACTGCTGCTCGAACTCCTTGACCCGCTCCTTCGACTCGTTGACCAGGCGGCCCTTGGCCTCCGGGATCACCATGTCGTCCTTGCCGAACGAGATGCCGGCGCGGCAGGCGTGGCCGAAGCCCAGCTTCATCAGCCGGTCGGCGAAGATCACCGTCTCCTTCTGGCCGCAATGGCGGTAGACGGCGTCGATGACGTTGCCGACGTCCTTCTTGGTCAGGACGCGGTTGATCAGCGAGAAGGGCACCTTCGGATGGCGCGGCAGCAGCTCGGACAGCAGCATGCGGCCCGGCGTCGTCTCGACGATGGAGATCTTCTCCTCGCCCTCGTCATCGACGCCGACATAGCGCGCCTTGATCTTGGCGTGGATCGACAGGACCTTGGCGTTCAGCGCCTGCTCGATCTCCGAGACGGTGGAGAACACCATCCCCTCGCCCATCTCGCTCGGGCGGTCCATGGAGATGTAGTAGATGCCGAGCACGATGTCCTGGGACGGCACGATGATCGGCTTGCCGTTGGCGGGCGACAGGATGTTGTTGGTCGACATCATCAGGACGCGCGCTTCCAACTGCGCTTCCAGCGACAGCGGAACGTGGACGGCCATCTGGTCGCCGTCGAAGTCGGCGTTGAAGGCGGTGCAGACCAGCGGGTGCAGCTGGATCGCCTTGCCCTCGATCAGCGTCGGCTCGAATGCCTGGATGCCAAGACGGTGCAGCGTCGGCGCCCGGTTCAGCATCACCGGATGCTCGCGGATGACCTCCTCCAGGATGTCCCAGACCTCGGGACGTTCCTTCTCCACCATCCGCTTGGCGGCCTTGATGGTCGAGGCCAAGCCGTACAGCTCGAGCTTGGCGTAGATGAAGGGCTTGAACAGCTCCAGCGCCATCTTCTTCGGCAGGCCGCACTGGTGCAGCTTCAGCTCCGGACCGACGACGATGACCGAACGGCCGGAGTAATCGACGCGCTTGCCGAGCAGGTTCTGGCGGAAGCGGCCCTGCTTGCCCTTCAGCATGTCCGACAGCGACTTCAGCGGACGCTTGTTGGCGCCGGTGATGACGCGGCCACGGCGGCCGTTGTCGAACAGCGCGTCGACGGCCTCCTGCAGCATGCGCTTCTCGTTGCGGACGATGATGTCCGGCGCCTTCAGCTCGATCAGCCGCTTCAGGCGGTTGTTGCGGTTGATGACGCGGCGGTACAGGTCGTTCAGGTCGGACGTGGCGAAGCGGCCGCCGTCCAGCGGCACCAGCGGACGCAGCTCGGGCGGGATCACCGGAATGACTTCCAGGATCATCCATTCGGGGCGCGACTGCGAGGCCAGGAAGGCGTCGATCAGTTTCAGGCGCTTGACCAGCTTCTTGCGCTTGGCCTCGGAGTTGGTGTCGCGCAGATCCTCACGGCAGCGCTTCTTCTCCTCGTCGAGGTCGAGCGCAGACAGCATGATGCGCAGCGCTTCGGCACCGATCGACGCGGTGAAGGAATCCTCGCCATACTCGTCCTGGGCGTTCAGGAACTCTTCCTCGTTCAGCAGCGAATGCAGCTTCAGCGGGGTGAGGCCCGGCTCGATGACGACATAGTTTTCGAAATAGAGGATGCGCTCCAGATCCTTGAGCGTCATGTCGAGCAGCAGGCCGATGCGGCTCGGCAGCGACTTCAGGAACCAGATGTGCGCGACGGGGGACGCCAGCTCGATATGGCCCATGCGCTCGCGCCGGACCTTCGACAGCGTGACCTCGACGCCGCACTTCTCGCAGATGATGCCGCGATACTTCATGCGCTTGTACTTGCCGCACAAGCACTCGTAGTCCTTGATCGGGCCGAAGATGCGGGCGCAGAACAGGCCATCACGCTCCGGCTTGAAGGTGCGGTAGTTGATGGTTTCCGGCTTCTTGATCTCGCCGTAGGACCAGGACCGGATCCGCTCTGGACTCGCGATCTGGATGCGGATCTGATCGAAGCTCTGCGGCCCCTGAACCTGGCCGAAAATGTTCATCAACTCATTCATGACCGTCTCCCGCTGGCATCGCCGCGTTGTCGGTTAAAGGCAGTGCAATGCCCCGGAACGGCGCGCGCGCGCCGATCCGGGGCCTGGGTCACGTCAGACCGGCTCAGTAGTCCCGCTGATTCAGTTCGACGTTCAGGCCGAGCGAGCGCAGCTCCTTGACCAGCACGTTGAACGACTCCGGAATGCCGGCCTCGAAGTTGTCGTCGCCGCGAACGATGGCTTCGTAGACCTTGGTGCGGCCGGACACGTCGTCCGACTTCACCGTCAGCATTTCCTGCAGCGTGTAGGCGGCGCCGTAGGCTTCCAGCGCCCAGACCTCCATCTCACCGAAGCGCTGACCGCCGAACTGGGCCTTGCCGCCCAGCGGCTGCTGCGTGACCAGCGAGTAGGGGCCGATCGACCGGGCGTGGATCTTGTCGTCCACGAGGTGGTGCAGCTTCAGCATGTAGATGTAGCCGACGGTGACCTTGCGGTCGAAGGTCTCGCCGGTACGGCCGTCGACCAGCGTCGACTGGCCCGACCGGTCGAAACCGGCACGCTCCAGATGGACGCAGATGTCCTCCTCGCGGGCGCCGTCGAAGACGGGCGTCGCGAAGGGCACGCCCTTGCGCAGGTTGCCGGACAGCTCCAGGATCTCGCCGTCGGTCATATCGGCGATGTCCTCGGCGTAGGTGGCCTCGCCGTAGGAGTTCTTCAGCGTGCCGCGCAGAGCCTCCAGCTGGGGAGCGCCGCCGGCCTTGTTGCGGATCGCCAGACGGTACTGATCGACCGCGCGGCCGATCTGCTTGCCGAGACCCGACGCGGCCCAGCCCAGATGCGTCTCCAGGATCTGACCAACATTCATGCGCGACGGCACGCCCAGCGGGTTCAGCACGAGATCGACCGGGGTGCCGTCCTCAAGGTAGGGCATGTCCTCCTGCGGGATGATGCGCGAGACGACACCCTTGTTGCCGTGACGGCCGGCCATCTTGTCGCCCGGCTGCAGCTTGCGCTTCACCGCGACGAAGACCTTGACCATCTTCATCACGCCCGGCGGCAGCTCGTCACCGCGCTGGAGCTTGTCGACCTTGTTCTCGAAGCGGTCCTGCAGGGCCTTGATCGAGTCGTCGAATACCTTGGCGAGGTTCTCGACGGTCTCCATCACCGACTCGTCGGCGATGGCGATCTGGCGCCACAGGCCTTTCGACAGGCCGGCCAGCACCTCGTCGGTCAGGACCGTGCCGCCCTTCATGCCCTTCGGACCCGACTGGGCGGTCTGGCCGATGAGCACTTCCTTCAGGCGGGTGTAGAAGCTGCGCTCCAGGATGCCGCGCTCGTCGTCGCGGTCCTTGGCCAGCTTCTCGATCTCGGCCCGTTCGATGGCGAGCGCGCGCTCGTCCTTGTCGACGCCGCGGCGGCTGAACACGCGGACCTCGACGATCGTGCCGACGACACCCGGCGGCAGGCGCAGCGAGGTGTCGCGGACGTCCGAGGCCTTCTCGCCGAAGATGGCGCGCAGCAGCTTCTCTTCCGGCGTCATCGGGCTTTCGCCCTTCGGCGTCACCTTGCCGACCAGGATGTCGCCAGGACGGACTTCGGCGCCGATATAGACGATGCCGGCCTCGTCGAGGTTCTTCAGAGCTTCCTCACCGACGTTCGGAATGTCGCGGGTGATTTCCTCCTGGCCCAGCTTGGTGTCGCGGGCCATGACCTCGAATTCCTCGATGTGGATCGAGGTGAAGACGTCGTCCTTGACGATGCGCTCGTTGATGAGGATCGAGTCCTCGAAGTTGTAGCCGTTCCACGGCATGAACGCGACGAGCACGTTCCGGCCGAGCGCGAGCTCGCCCAGGTCGGTCGACGGACCGTCGGCCACGATGTCGCCGGCATTCACCCGGTCACCGACCTTCACCAGCGGACGCTGGGTGATGCAGGTGTTCTGGTTGGAACGCTGGAACTTCAGCAGGTTGTAGATGTCGACGCCCGGCGCCGTGCTGTCGGAGCTGTCGGTGGCGCGCACGACGATGCGGGTGGCGTCGACCTGGTCGACGATGCCGGCCCGCTTGGCGACGATGGTCACGCCGCTGTCGCGGGCGACGGTCGCCTCCATGCCGGTGCCGACCAGCGGCGCGTCCGCCTTCACCAGCGGCACCGCCTGGCGCTGCATGTTCGAGCCCATCAGCGCGCGGTTGGCGTCGTCGTTCTCCAGGAACGGGATCAGCGCCGCGGCGACCGACACCAGCTGCTTCGGCGACACGTCGATCAGATCGATCGCCTCCGGCCGGAACATCAGGTATTCGCCGCCCTGGCGGCAGGACACCAGATCGTTGGCGAAGCTGTTGTCGGCGGTCAGCTCGGCGTTCGCCTGGGCGACGACGTAGCGGCCCTCCTCCATCGCCGACAGATAGACCACCTCGTCGGTGACCTTGCTGTCGATGACCTTGCGGTAGGGGCTCTCGATGAAGCCGTACTGGTTCACGCGGGCATAGGTCGCCAGCGAGTTGATCAGACCGATGTTCGGGCCTTCCGGCGTCTCGATCGGGCAGATGCGGCCATAATGGGTCGGGTGCACGTCGCGCACCTCAAAGCCGGCGCGCTCGCGGGTCAGACCGCCCGGCCCGAGGGCCGAGAGACGACGCTTGTGCGTGATCTCGGACAGCGGATTGGTCTGGTCCATGAACTGCGACAGCTGCGACGAGCCGAAGAACTCGCGCACCGCGGCGGCGGCCGGCTTGGCGTTGATCAGGTCGTGCGGCATCACCGTGTCGATCTCGACCGAGCTCATGCGCTCGCGGATCGCACGTTCCATGCGCAGCAGGCCGACGCGGTACTGGTTCTCCATCAGCTCGCCGACCGAGCGGACGCGGCGGTTGCCGAGATGGTCGATGTCGTCGATCTCGCCGCGGCCGTCCTTCAGGTTCACCAGAACCTTCAGGATCTCCAGGATGTCCTCCTTGCGGAGCACACGCATCTGGTCGTCGGTCTGGAAGTTCAGGCGCGCGTTCATCTTGACGCGGCCGACGGCCGACAGGTCGTAGCGCTCGCTGTCGAAGAACAGGCCCGAGAACAGCGCCTCGGCCGATTCCAGGGTCGGCGGCTCGCCCGGGCGCATGACGCGGTAGATGTCGATCAGCGCGTCTTCGCGGCTGGCGTTGCGGTCGGCGTTCATCGTGTTGCGGATGTAGGCGCCGACATTCAGATGGTCGATCGCCAGCACCGGCAGCTCGTCGACGCCGGTCTTCTCCAGCTTGTCCAGGTCGCTCGCCGACAGCTCGTCACCCGCCTCGAACAGCACCTCGCCGGTGCGCTCGTTGATGATGTCGACGGCCAGATAGCGGCCGGTCAACTCCTCGGTGGAGACCTGCTGCTCGGTCAGGCCGGCCTCGACCAGCTTCTTGATGACGCGCGGAGTCATCTTGGTGCCGGCCTCGGCGACGATGGCGCCGGTGGCGGCGTCCACGAGATCCGAGATCAGCTTGACGCCCTTCATCCGGTCGACGTTGAACGGGGTCTTCCAACCGCCGGCCGAACGGCTGTAGGTGATGGTGTCGTAGAAGTAGTTGAGGATCTCTTCCTTGGCCATGCCCTGCGCCTCGTAGGGCAGCAGGTCCTTGCGGTTGGCCTTGCGCTCGGCGCGCAGCGCCTCGGTCTCCGCGCCGTCCAGGGCGAACAGCAGCGTGGTGGCCGGCAGCTTGCGGCGGCGGTCGATGCGGACGTAGACGAGATCCTTGGCGTCGAACTCGAAATCGAGCCAGGAGCCGCGGTACGGGATGACGCGGGCGGCGAACAGATACTTGCCCGACGCGTGGGTCTTGCCCTTGTCATGGTCGAAGAAGACGCCCGGCGAGCGGTGCATCTGCGAGACGATGACGCGTTCGGTGCCGTTGATCACGAAGGTGCCGTTGGCCGTCATCAGGGGCATGTCGCCCATGTAGACGTCCTGCTCCTTGATGTCGCGGATCGAACGGAGGCCGGTGTCCTCCTCCACGTCGAAGACGGACAGACGCAGGGTCACCTTCAGCGGAGCCGCGAAGGTCATGCCGCGCTGCTGGCATTCCTCGACGTCGTATTTCGGCTGCTCCAGCTCGTACTTGACGAAATCGAGCACCGCGCGGTCGGAGAAGTCCTTGATCGGGAACACCGACTTGAAGACTTCCTGCAGGCCCAGGTTCGCCCGCTTTTCCGGGGCGACGTCCATTTGCAGGAAGTGATCGTAGGAGCTGCGCTGCACCTCGATGAGGTTGGGCATCTGGGTGAC from Azospirillum thiophilum includes:
- the rpoB gene encoding DNA-directed RNA polymerase subunit beta; its protein translation is MAKSFTGRKRVRKSFGRIPEVTQMPNLIEVQRSSYDHFLQMDVAPEKRANLGLQEVFKSVFPIKDFSDRAVLDFVKYELEQPKYDVEECQQRGMTFAAPLKVTLRLSVFDVEEDTGLRSIRDIKEQDVYMGDMPLMTANGTFVINGTERVIVSQMHRSPGVFFDHDKGKTHASGKYLFAARVIPYRGSWLDFEFDAKDLVYVRIDRRRKLPATTLLFALDGAETEALRAERKANRKDLLPYEAQGMAKEEILNYFYDTITYSRSAGGWKTPFNVDRMKGVKLISDLVDAATGAIVAEAGTKMTPRVIKKLVEAGLTEQQVSTEELTGRYLAVDIINERTGEVLFEAGDELSASDLDKLEKTGVDELPVLAIDHLNVGAYIRNTMNADRNASREDALIDIYRVMRPGEPPTLESAEALFSGLFFDSERYDLSAVGRVKMNARLNFQTDDQMRVLRKEDILEILKVLVNLKDGRGEIDDIDHLGNRRVRSVGELMENQYRVGLLRMERAIRERMSSVEIDTVMPHDLINAKPAAAAVREFFGSSQLSQFMDQTNPLSEITHKRRLSALGPGGLTRERAGFEVRDVHPTHYGRICPIETPEGPNIGLINSLATYARVNQYGFIESPYRKVIDSKVTDEVVYLSAMEEGRYVVAQANAELTADNSFANDLVSCRQGGEYLMFRPEAIDLIDVSPKQLVSVAAALIPFLENDDANRALMGSNMQRQAVPLVKADAPLVGTGMEATVARDSGVTIVAKRAGIVDQVDATRIVVRATDSSDSTAPGVDIYNLLKFQRSNQNTCITQRPLVKVGDRVNAGDIVADGPSTDLGELALGRNVLVAFMPWNGYNFEDSILINERIVKDDVFTSIHIEEFEVMARDTKLGQEEITRDIPNVGEEALKNLDEAGIVYIGAEVRPGDILVGKVTPKGESPMTPEEKLLRAIFGEKASDVRDTSLRLPPGVVGTIVEVRVFSRRGVDKDERALAIERAEIEKLAKDRDDERGILERSFYTRLKEVLIGQTAQSGPKGMKGGTVLTDEVLAGLSKGLWRQIAIADESVMETVENLAKVFDDSIKALQDRFENKVDKLQRGDELPPGVMKMVKVFVAVKRKLQPGDKMAGRHGNKGVVSRIIPQEDMPYLEDGTPVDLVLNPLGVPSRMNVGQILETHLGWAASGLGKQIGRAVDQYRLAIRNKAGGAPQLEALRGTLKNSYGEATYAEDIADMTDGEILELSGNLRKGVPFATPVFDGAREEDICVHLERAGFDRSGQSTLVDGRTGETFDRKVTVGYIYMLKLHHLVDDKIHARSIGPYSLVTQQPLGGKAQFGGQRFGEMEVWALEAYGAAYTLQEMLTVKSDDVSGRTKVYEAIVRGDDNFEAGIPESFNVLVKELRSLGLNVELNQRDY